The region GTAAACCAAATCGCAACGACTAAGCTGATTAGAGCGCCTAAAAATTCCCTTCCGAGTTCTATATACGGTTTTTCCTGGGCCATCTTTGCGGTGATCAGATTCTCCTCTCCGAATCGGAGCCAATTGATAAAACCGTCTCCGGTGATCGCGATTTCTATGAGCGCCATACCTATGAGAATATGGAGTAGAGGAAGATTTTTCTTTCCCATGGCCGCGAGAACGCATGTGAATGCGGAAACCAAATATAATACCGCCCAGTGCAACGGATCCGGATCGTTGTATTGCACTCCGGCCGCAAAAAGAAAGTAAGCGCATAGAAGAATAGAGAGGAAGGAAAACATAGGAATCCCCCTTATAGGAATGACTCATCTTCCGGAAACTTTTCGGTCTGAAAACTCGTTTTTTAAAAAACGTTTTGGGAACCTTTGCTTAGAATCGGCTCTCCTTCCCGTTTAAGATTGTTCTTGCGTATTGGGTTACTTTTCTTTTAAAGCCTCGTCTATTGCTTTTCTCAGTTCCGTATATTTCGCCACATTGGATTTGCGATTCGATTTTTCCGTCTTTAGTTTCTCAATAACTCCTTTCAAATTTTCATCCATGCCGGATTTTTCCGCTTCGGCTCTTTTTCGAGACGATTCTATTTCTTCCTCGGTTGATAATGGAATGTCGTGAATGGTAGCCATTTGGAGTTCTCCTACCGACTTCCAGGCGGTGGTTGAATGTTTAACAAAATCCACTCCTAAGGGATCAATTTTCATTTCCGTATATGCTTGGTAATATTCGGTCACCGCGCTTTCGCCCTTGGTCTTAATTGTTTCATAGACTCGGACATTTGCTACTCTTGTCTGACCCTCTTCCACTAATGTGTTTTGGAAAGTTACGATTCCTCCACCTGCTGCTCCCAGGCCTGAGATGATTGTTATATTTGCGGGACTAGCTGCGGTAAGTGCCGCAATAGAAACGGTTATCAGGATACCAACGAGCGTTAATTTGATTTTCTTATCGGATTGATTGTCCGCATTCTTTTCTACTTTCGCTAAGCTTTCTTTCCAACCGCTTAGGGCTTTTTCAAATTCGGCTTTAACCATATTTAGCTCTTCATTTCGGGTTTTCGTTAAATCGGCTCGGATTTCGTTTTTAATTCCTTCGGCCTTGCTGACGATATTTGTTTCTTTGTTTTTGTTTGCTTTCTGAATTACTTGATCGATCAGTTCAATCGCTTTATTCGGTTCCTTTTTGTCTTGATTTATGAATTTTTCATAAGCTTCTATCGCCTTATTTACTTCATTGTGTCGGGACGCTTCGGGTACGGCATCCTTTAGTGAAGGGTACGGATCGATGATACGGCTTTGAGATTCGGTTTTGGCTCCGAACGAGCACCGTAGGGCAAGGATGATCTGCAAAAGAATTAGGGTTTTTAAGCATGGGTTCATATAGTACCTTATTTCGTAATATACTATATAATTATATTATATAAATCAAATTAAAAAATACATTACATTGTTGCGTTATGCTCTTTTTGTGTAACAAATGGGACATAATTAGGGGAAGAGAATGTGCTTTTCTCTATGAAAAGGATCTTTATGAGATTATTCCGCTTTTGATTCCTGGCTTGGAGATCGCACGAGTTTATAAGCGACCGTTTCCTGATTGATCCAACTCTGGTGGAAAGGAACTCTTTTCACCTTCCATCCTTCCTCGGTCATCAGCTTCCGAATTTCCTTATCTCTAAAAACGGCTTCGGAAAAAACGATCTCTTCCCCTTCGGCGATCGCCTGGAGTTTTGCCGCGAAATTTACGGTGTTTCCGAAATAGTCTATATTGCTATTCAGGTTCACAGCAAGGCAGGGGCCCGCATGTACGGTGATCCGAATCCGAATCGGAGTATCCGGATTGGAATCGGAAAAGAATTCCTGCAATTGAACGGCCGCTCTTACTGCGGTTGCGGGAGAGGAGAAGGAGGCCATCACGGCGTCGCCAATGGTTTTCACAACGGCTCCCTGCAATTCGCGAACTACCTTATAAACTTCTACGAAATGGTGTCGTACTTCCGCGAAGGCGCCCGAGTCCCCTTTATTATAATAGAATTTAGTGGAACCTACTATATCTGTGAATAGAATGGTCTGTATTCCTATATCCAACTGTAAATCCGTGGATAGGGCTTCCTGTGAAAACAGATCCCGAAAGTCCTGAAAATTGAATAAGTCAGTAGGCCTTAAGCTGTCCTGATCCTCTCTTCTTTCTTCTATGATAAAGCCTTGCTGGGCAGAAAGGTCGTTTTTCAGCGTGAGTAAAGGATGAGAATCCGTTTCCACTTCTTCAGGAAGTCGGTTCGGTTGCCAGTTGAGGGAAGGGTTTTCGTTAGATTCCTTTATGTTTAAAAGGGTGTATTTTTTTTCTCCGTTGACTCTCAATCTGTAGGTTCCCGGATCGAGTAGAAGCCTTGCGGAATAGGATTCGCCGGGTTGTAGATATTTTTGGAATCGGATATGGGTTTTGGTCGCCGGTTCTGCCGCACAGAACATTCTCTTTTGAATTTCCCTAATCGAAGGATGCACATGGAACGTGATTTCTATGGAGTTCAATTGATTCGATTCGAATTGGATATCGCATACTTCACAAGCATCCCGAGTAGGAACATCTCCCAGATGTTGAGCTTCGGTCCTGACTCCTCTGCAATGAGGGCACACCACATCCCAGGATAAGGTAAATAAGCTGAGACGACATCCGTGTAGGAACACAAGTAATAGTTCTCTTTCCGGAACGGACCAGGCTTTTGCTAGGGTTTTAACTCGAATTCTATATAGGTCCGTCTCGTCCGCATCTAAAACGTAATTCAAAACCTTGTCTACGAGTTCTCTAGGTTGTCCTTCTCGTATGAATCCTACTCTTATCTGTTGGATCTTTGCTGGAAAAACCGTGCCTCGCTCGGTCTTCAGTTCCTTAAGAAGACTTAACGAACTAGGACCCAAAGAGCTTAGATTCTTGGCTTTGCGCATATCCTCCAAGAGCCCTTGCAGTCCTTTTTGGTAGGACTTTTGCATTTGAACCATTCCGAATTTTAGAAGGTTTTTACCGAAGGCGCCTTTAGGAATCCATCCGAAATATACGAAGAGTCGGGTCCCGTTTTCTTCTAAAGGGAAGAGTAGATATCTGGTACGAACGTAATGCGCAAAACCTTTGGAATATATTCTAGCGTTATTCAATTGCTTGCAATATTCCCATTCCCAAGGAACTTCTTCCCACTCCATTGGAATCCCTGCGTTTCTGGAGGTTCCGAATAGCCTACCTCCGATTTCCTTAAACTTCATTTCCGGAATCTCTATCCGTTTGTTAAAGGAAGAAGTGTCGATCAACCAAGGCCAAAGTTCTTGAGGAGAAGCGTCTAAGTCGAAATGCCAGAGACTTTCGATCGGCTTCCCGAGGCTAATCCATCTTTCCTCCCAAGGAAAGCGGTTTAGATATGCGGGTAGGTCCAATGTATCCGGATCCAATTCGTCTTCGATAGGCGCCGCCTGTTGCATTCTTCTGCTCCGAAAATCGATTATGCGGAATAAAAAAATTCCACTCTTCTTAGATTATCTTTTCGGAACTTTCGCTAAAAGAAAAGTGGAATAAGTATATGACCGAAAAATTCAGACTTTCCGAATTCGGAACCAAATTCAAGAACCAAACCGGGATCGGACAATTGATGGAGGATCTTGGAAATCCGGAACCGGGGGTTTCCATGTTAGGGGGAGGCAGCCCAGCGCTTATACCCGAAGTAGAGGAGGTTTGGAAAAAGATACTCTCCGATTTTACCGGAAAAGGAACATGGGATTCCATTCTAGGAAAGTACGAAAGCCCTTCCGGAAAAGAAGGAACTCTGGAGTCTATCGCGGAATTACTCGGCTCTCAATTCGGACTTTCGGTTCGAAAGGAACAGATCGCGATTACGAACGGCTCCCAGAGCGCATTTTATCTTTTACTCAATTTCTTCTCGGGAGAATACGAAGGCGGAAAATTTAGAAAGGCATTTCTTCCCGTATTGCCCGAATACATCGGTTATTTGGATCAGCCGATCCATAAGAATTCCTTTGCATATGCTATGGGCAAAATACGGGAAATTGGAGAGGATACTTTTCGTTATGAATTGGATCGTGAAGCGCTAAAAAATTGGGACGATGCTCGGGAACCTTTAGGTAGTGTCGTGCTTTCCCGTCCCACGAATCCCACAGGAAGAGTGGCGGATCGAGAGGAGTTGGAGTTTCTACACGAATTCTCCCATTCCCGAAATATTCCTTTTCTTTTAGATAATGCTTACGGCTTTCCCTTTCCAGGGATTTTATTCGGCAAAGACGGATTGTTTCATAAAGAAGGAATGATCCAAGGTTTCAGTCTTTCTAAGATAGGACTTCCCGGTGTGAGGACCGGATTCGTTTTGGCGGACCCTGAGATCGTTTCCGCTTTAAACAAAGCCAATGCAGTTTTGAATTTGGCTAGCGGGAACTTAGGACAGTACATTGCGTTGGAATTCCTTCGTTCCGGAGAATGGGCCAGATTGAGTCGAGACAT is a window of Leptospira wolffii serovar Khorat str. Khorat-H2 DNA encoding:
- a CDS encoding transmembrane 220 family protein; protein product: MFSFLSILLCAYFLFAAGVQYNDPDPLHWAVLYLVSAFTCVLAAMGKKNLPLLHILIGMALIEIAITGDGFINWLRFGEENLITAKMAQEKPYIELGREFLGALISLVVAIWFTFRKTNTKQDATS
- a CDS encoding adenylate/guanylate cyclase domain-containing protein; translation: MQQAAPIEDELDPDTLDLPAYLNRFPWEERWISLGKPIESLWHFDLDASPQELWPWLIDTSSFNKRIEIPEMKFKEIGGRLFGTSRNAGIPMEWEEVPWEWEYCKQLNNARIYSKGFAHYVRTRYLLFPLEENGTRLFVYFGWIPKGAFGKNLLKFGMVQMQKSYQKGLQGLLEDMRKAKNLSSLGPSSLSLLKELKTERGTVFPAKIQQIRVGFIREGQPRELVDKVLNYVLDADETDLYRIRVKTLAKAWSVPERELLLVFLHGCRLSLFTLSWDVVCPHCRGVRTEAQHLGDVPTRDACEVCDIQFESNQLNSIEITFHVHPSIREIQKRMFCAAEPATKTHIRFQKYLQPGESYSARLLLDPGTYRLRVNGEKKYTLLNIKESNENPSLNWQPNRLPEEVETDSHPLLTLKNDLSAQQGFIIEERREDQDSLRPTDLFNFQDFRDLFSQEALSTDLQLDIGIQTILFTDIVGSTKFYYNKGDSGAFAEVRHHFVEVYKVVRELQGAVVKTIGDAVMASFSSPATAVRAAVQLQEFFSDSNPDTPIRIRITVHAGPCLAVNLNSNIDYFGNTVNFAAKLQAIAEGEEIVFSEAVFRDKEIRKLMTEEGWKVKRVPFHQSWINQETVAYKLVRSPSQESKAE
- a CDS encoding pyridoxal phosphate-dependent aminotransferase; translated protein: MTEKFRLSEFGTKFKNQTGIGQLMEDLGNPEPGVSMLGGGSPALIPEVEEVWKKILSDFTGKGTWDSILGKYESPSGKEGTLESIAELLGSQFGLSVRKEQIAITNGSQSAFYLLLNFFSGEYEGGKFRKAFLPVLPEYIGYLDQPIHKNSFAYAMGKIREIGEDTFRYELDREALKNWDDAREPLGSVVLSRPTNPTGRVADREELEFLHEFSHSRNIPFLLDNAYGFPFPGILFGKDGLFHKEGMIQGFSLSKIGLPGVRTGFVLADPEIVSALNKANAVLNLASGNLGQYIALEFLRSGEWARLSRDIVRPYYLKKRNFMLETVRKEWKGKLRYAIHESEGAFFLWVRFPGLSRKISELYPLLKEEGVIIVPGRYFFPGQGPDSFLGEDSARISFAREDLEIQEGIRKIGQVLRRYQE